In Wolbachia endosymbiont of Cimex lectularius, the following are encoded in one genomic region:
- a CDS encoding pyruvate dehydrogenase complex dihydrolipoamide acetyltransferase — MPIEILMPALSPTMSKTGGKIVKWCKKEQDRVEAGDVIAEIETDKAIMEFESVDEGVLAKILVSEGASGVPVNQPIALMLEEGEDNSALDNYVLASTTNVEAKKEVEAHSSTSSNSSVPDDSSMSSNFSASSNPLVSPNTSMPSNPSVSSNPSVSSNPSMSSQCLTLGSRKEEDTKTTESRIKISPLAKKIAQNENVDIKRLKGTGPYSRIIKADVLEFLDGGVQIENRERSSEDVIIEASNMRQVIAQRLIESKQNIPHFDLTVDCRVDKLISLKNEINSADENNKVTINDLIIKAVAFNMKKFPDVNSSWIDDKILKYANIDISIAVALEDGLITPIVKNADKKSILSISKEVKDLVSRARSGKLRPEEFQGGGFTVSNLGMFGIKTFSAIINPPQSCIMAVGTSKKQPIVINEKIEIAEIMMVTLSVDHRTVDGALGAKFLNAFKHYIENPLAMLLESA, encoded by the coding sequence ATGCCCATAGAAATATTAATGCCTGCTCTTTCCCCGACAATGAGCAAAACTGGGGGAAAAATCGTAAAGTGGTGTAAAAAAGAGCAAGATAGAGTTGAAGCAGGTGATGTAATTGCTGAAATAGAGACTGACAAAGCCATAATGGAGTTTGAGTCTGTGGATGAAGGGGTTTTAGCAAAAATTCTAGTATCGGAGGGAGCAAGTGGTGTGCCTGTAAATCAACCAATAGCTCTAATGCTGGAAGAAGGAGAAGATAATAGTGCACTTGATAACTATGTTCTAGCTTCTACTACCAATGTTGAAGCTAAGAAAGAAGTTGAAGCACACTCTTCAACGTCATCCAATTCTTCAGTGCCAGATGACTCTTCAATGTCATCTAACTTCTCAGCGTCATCCAACCCTTTAGTGTCACCTAACACTTCAATGCCATCCAACCCTTCAGTGTCATCCAACCCTTCAGTGTCATCCAACCCCTCAATGTCATCCCAGTGCTTGACACTGGGATCCAGAAAAGAAGAAGATACCAAAACAACAGAAAGTAGAATAAAAATAAGCCCATTAGCTAAGAAAATAGCTCAAAATGAAAATGTGGATATAAAACGACTAAAAGGTACCGGGCCATATAGCCGTATCATTAAAGCTGACGTATTGGAGTTTTTAGACGGTGGTGTACAAATTGAAAATCGTGAAAGATCGAGCGAAGACGTTATAATCGAAGCAAGCAACATGCGCCAGGTGATAGCACAACGCCTGATTGAGTCTAAACAGAATATACCGCACTTTGATTTAACTGTAGACTGCCGGGTTGATAAGCTAATATCGCTCAAAAACGAGATTAATTCAGCAGATGAAAACAATAAAGTAACAATTAATGATCTAATTATAAAAGCTGTGGCTTTCAACATGAAGAAATTTCCTGATGTAAATTCTTCCTGGATAGATGATAAAATACTGAAATATGCAAACATAGATATTTCAATCGCTGTAGCACTTGAAGATGGACTAATCACCCCCATAGTAAAAAATGCTGATAAAAAAAGTATTTTATCTATATCAAAGGAAGTGAAGGATCTAGTAAGCAGAGCAAGGTCTGGAAAATTAAGACCTGAAGAATTTCAAGGAGGAGGGTTTACTGTCTCCAACTTAGGCATGTTTGGTATAAAAACTTTCAGCGCTATAATTAACCCGCCGCAGTCCTGCATTATGGCTGTTGGTACATCCAAGAAACAGCCTATTGTTATCAATGAAAAAATAGAGATAGCAGAAATAATGATGGTAACACTTTCTGTTGACCATAGAACAGTTGATGGAGCACTAGGGGCAAAATTTTTAAACGCCTTTAAGCATTATATAGAGAATCCTCTAGCGATGCTTCTTGAGTCTGCGTAG
- a CDS encoding SH3 domain-containing protein has translation MMNKPLTSPQCVTLGSWFRNRSTIILLFLLFSPNLFASNFVSIKSNKVNMRTGPGFHYPVIWIYTCKNLPLKVIEEFENWKKVCDIKEDCGWIKSNLLNNRRYAMIKEDTYGYQKQNMDSKITMKIDEYVIMRIEKCNEKWCLLSSSKRKAWVQKEYIYGVD, from the coding sequence ATGATGAATAAACCACTTACGTCACCCCAGTGCGTGACACTAGGATCTTGGTTCAGAAATAGATCTACTATTATCCTATTGTTTTTATTGTTTAGTCCTAACTTGTTTGCCAGCAACTTTGTTTCAATAAAATCAAATAAAGTCAATATGAGAACAGGACCAGGGTTTCACTATCCTGTAATATGGATATACACTTGCAAAAACCTGCCCCTAAAAGTGATAGAAGAGTTTGAAAACTGGAAAAAGGTCTGTGATATAAAAGAAGACTGCGGATGGATAAAAAGTAATCTGCTCAATAACAGGCGCTACGCGATGATAAAAGAAGATACTTATGGATATCAAAAACAGAATATGGACAGTAAGATTACTATGAAAATAGACGAATACGTTATAATGAGAATAGAAAAATGCAATGAGAAATGGTGCTTGCTATCCTCCTCAAAACGTAAAGCGTGGGTGCAAAAAGAGTATATATATGGGGTTGATTAG
- a CDS encoding cytochrome b has product MEDNKYSLGLRIIHWLMAVFIIGMLCSGFYMKSLPVSNEIKFSIYAIHKACGVTVFGLVVIRILFRAFTYVPPLPANFSRLIINASKAVRFGLYSLMILMPLSGYVMSSASGKGIKYFFHIPLLISKNKELASAVNGLHSILAYFIIFFIVLHILAALKHTLIDKQNIFKRII; this is encoded by the coding sequence ATGGAAGACAATAAATATAGCTTAGGTTTAAGGATTATTCATTGGTTGATGGCTGTTTTTATTATTGGTATGCTCTGCTCTGGATTTTATATGAAAAGCTTGCCAGTTAGCAATGAAATTAAGTTCAGCATATACGCTATTCACAAGGCTTGCGGGGTCACTGTTTTTGGGTTGGTCGTAATACGCATACTTTTTCGCGCCTTTACTTACGTTCCGCCACTTCCAGCAAATTTTTCTCGGCTTATAATCAATGCGAGTAAAGCAGTACGCTTTGGTTTATATTCTTTGATGATACTAATGCCATTATCTGGTTATGTCATGTCTTCTGCCTCTGGTAAAGGGATCAAGTATTTTTTTCATATTCCCTTGTTGATCAGTAAAAACAAAGAGCTAGCGAGTGCTGTAAATGGGCTACATTCAATACTTGCGTACTTTATAATATTCTTTATAGTCTTGCATATACTTGCTGCTTTAAAACACACATTGATAGATAAGCAAAACATTTTTAAACGCATTATATAG
- a CDS encoding malonyl-CoA decarboxylase — protein sequence MTKESLVKTDIAQVEDKKAVSGFFKIFGGVADAVRSWIGNIGPDLSNSRDIDSLVLKMNECLNPKGGEVSARKNTVSLGNLYLSLSEKGKIKFLQTLAEKFSLNKAEIDEKIKEYRENQNPELNYKFEQDLVKVLESPRSKILKQFISLPEGLKFIVDMRSDVLKLKNQYKELNRLESELKSILLSWVDVDLLDLRQITWDSPASLLEKLIKYEAVHKISSWGDLKNRLDSDRLCFAFFHYKIPNEPLIFVEVALMDGIADSIQHLLDESVPSSDPSSASTAIFYSISNTQAGLSGISLGNFLIKRVVEKLSQEFKSIKTYVTLSPIPGFTKWLKESLSQDITLLSKLNIKQSSAEILESIEQLKTNTECEKQCLLKLCAHYLLKVKNSSGGAYDPVAHFHFSNGASIKQLNWMADVSEKGISQSAGMMVNYLYELSKIDNNHESYMVNKVVSHSKQVSSMLKGK from the coding sequence ATGACGAAAGAATCACTAGTTAAAACTGATATAGCGCAAGTTGAAGATAAGAAAGCAGTAAGTGGCTTTTTTAAGATATTTGGTGGAGTTGCAGATGCTGTAAGATCGTGGATTGGCAATATTGGCCCTGATTTAAGCAATAGCCGCGATATTGATAGCTTAGTCTTGAAGATGAACGAGTGCTTAAACCCAAAGGGAGGGGAGGTCTCAGCACGTAAGAACACCGTATCTCTTGGTAATCTGTATTTAAGTTTATCAGAGAAGGGTAAAATAAAATTTCTGCAAACCCTGGCAGAAAAATTTAGTCTGAATAAAGCGGAAATAGATGAAAAAATAAAAGAATATAGGGAAAATCAGAATCCCGAATTAAACTATAAATTTGAACAAGACTTGGTAAAAGTTCTTGAATCACCACGTTCTAAAATATTGAAGCAATTTATTTCTTTGCCGGAAGGCCTTAAGTTTATTGTCGATATGCGTTCTGACGTGCTTAAGTTAAAGAACCAATATAAAGAGCTCAATCGACTAGAAAGTGAATTGAAAAGCATACTTCTCTCCTGGGTTGACGTTGATCTACTCGATCTTCGTCAAATTACCTGGGATTCACCTGCATCGTTGTTAGAAAAACTTATAAAATATGAAGCTGTGCATAAAATTTCTTCTTGGGGTGACTTAAAAAACAGGCTGGATTCTGATCGTCTATGTTTTGCCTTTTTTCATTACAAAATACCAAACGAGCCTCTAATTTTTGTAGAAGTTGCATTGATGGATGGAATTGCAGATAGCATTCAACATCTCTTAGATGAGTCGGTACCTTCAAGTGATCCAAGCAGTGCAAGCACTGCCATATTCTATTCAATATCAAATACCCAAGCAGGGTTGTCTGGAATCAGCCTGGGTAATTTTTTGATCAAAAGGGTTGTGGAAAAGCTGTCGCAGGAGTTTAAGAGTATAAAAACATACGTAACTCTTTCCCCAATACCTGGCTTTACAAAATGGCTGAAAGAAAGTTTAAGCCAAGACATTACTTTATTGAGTAAACTGAATATAAAGCAATCTAGTGCAGAAATTTTAGAAAGCATAGAGCAGTTAAAAACCAATACTGAATGCGAAAAACAATGCTTGCTGAAGCTCTGTGCACATTACTTGCTGAAGGTTAAAAACAGTAGTGGCGGTGCTTATGATCCGGTAGCGCATTTTCATTTCAGCAATGGTGCATCAATAAAACAACTAAACTGGATGGCAGATGTTTCTGAAAAGGGGATTAGTCAGTCGGCTGGAATGATGGTGAATTACCTATATGAATTGTCTAAAATAGATAATAATCATGAGAGCTATATGGTTAATAAGGTGGTTTCTCACTCGAAGCAGGTGTCGTCTATGTTGAAGGGAAAGTAA
- the lepA gene encoding translation elongation factor 4 codes for MDNIRNFAIIAHIDHGKSTLADRLIEECNGLEAREMTNQVLDSMEIERERGITIKAQTVRLNYTANDGNQYCLNLMDTPGHVDFSYEVSRSLAACEGSLLVVDSSQGVEAQTLANVYKAVDNNHEIIVVLNKVDLPAADPEKVKLQIEEVIGIDASESVLISAKTGLGIRDVLEAIVTKLPAPQGDANAPLQAILVDSWYDPYLGVVILVRVKNGVLKKSMKIVMMSNNATYQVDNIGIFTPKKVMTGELSAGEVGFITASMKEVADCRVGNTITEEKRPCSEALPGFKEVHPVVFCSIFPNKTDDFKYLREALEKLHLNDASFTFEAETSNALGYGFRCGFLGMLHLEVIQERLEREFDLDLTATAPSVIYRVTTWNGEILNIHNPSDMPDPTKVEMVEEPWITATIMVPDQYLGEILSLCEERRGEQKDLSYVGSTTTALMKYKLPLSEVVFDFYDRLKSISKGYASLDWEISDYRESQIDKLSFLVNGEPVDALACIVHKSRAEKRGREICARLKDLIPRQQYKIVIQAAVGSKIIARETINPYRKDVTAKLYGGDVTRRMKLLEKQKKGKKRLHSIGNVNIPRNAFIQALKIND; via the coding sequence ATGGATAATATAAGAAATTTTGCAATAATAGCACATATAGATCACGGAAAGTCAACGCTTGCCGATCGTTTAATAGAAGAATGTAATGGTCTTGAGGCAAGGGAAATGACCAATCAAGTGCTTGATTCAATGGAGATAGAACGCGAACGTGGAATTACAATCAAAGCACAGACGGTAAGACTCAACTACACTGCAAATGATGGGAATCAATATTGCTTGAACCTTATGGATACCCCAGGTCATGTTGACTTTTCGTATGAAGTGAGTCGAAGCTTGGCTGCGTGCGAAGGTTCACTTTTGGTGGTAGATAGCAGCCAGGGAGTTGAAGCTCAAACTCTTGCGAATGTGTACAAAGCTGTTGATAATAATCATGAGATAATAGTTGTGCTCAATAAAGTTGATCTTCCTGCTGCAGATCCAGAAAAGGTAAAGCTTCAGATTGAGGAAGTAATTGGTATTGACGCAAGCGAGTCAGTTTTAATATCGGCAAAAACTGGACTTGGAATAAGGGATGTACTGGAAGCAATAGTGACGAAACTTCCAGCTCCACAGGGTGATGCAAACGCTCCACTGCAGGCAATTTTAGTTGATAGTTGGTATGATCCTTATTTGGGAGTAGTAATTTTAGTGCGAGTTAAAAATGGAGTGCTAAAAAAAAGCATGAAGATTGTTATGATGTCCAACAATGCCACATACCAGGTGGATAATATCGGTATTTTTACTCCTAAAAAGGTAATGACTGGTGAACTTTCAGCAGGTGAAGTTGGTTTTATAACTGCTTCAATGAAAGAAGTGGCAGACTGTAGGGTAGGGAACACCATCACCGAGGAAAAGAGGCCTTGTAGTGAAGCACTTCCTGGATTTAAAGAAGTGCACCCTGTGGTATTCTGTAGCATTTTTCCCAACAAAACAGATGACTTTAAATATTTAAGAGAGGCGCTGGAAAAACTACATTTAAATGATGCTAGCTTTACCTTTGAGGCTGAAACCTCAAATGCGCTGGGTTATGGATTCCGTTGCGGTTTTTTGGGAATGTTACACCTTGAGGTTATTCAAGAAAGGCTTGAGAGAGAGTTTGATTTAGACCTAACGGCAACCGCGCCGAGTGTTATATATAGAGTTACAACATGGAATGGCGAAATTCTGAATATTCATAATCCAAGTGATATGCCAGATCCTACAAAGGTTGAGATGGTGGAAGAGCCGTGGATTACTGCAACCATAATGGTACCTGATCAATATTTAGGAGAAATTCTATCTCTGTGTGAAGAAAGAAGGGGAGAGCAAAAAGATTTATCTTATGTTGGTAGCACAACAACAGCACTGATGAAGTATAAGTTACCGCTATCTGAGGTTGTTTTTGATTTTTACGATAGGCTAAAATCGATTTCTAAGGGATACGCAAGTTTGGATTGGGAAATTTCCGATTATCGAGAAAGTCAAATAGATAAATTGAGTTTTTTAGTTAATGGAGAGCCTGTGGATGCATTGGCATGCATTGTTCACAAAAGTAGGGCAGAAAAAAGGGGACGTGAGATATGTGCGCGTTTGAAGGATTTGATACCACGTCAGCAATATAAGATTGTAATTCAAGCAGCAGTGGGTAGCAAAATTATTGCCAGGGAAACGATTAATCCATACAGAAAGGATGTGACAGCTAAACTCTATGGTGGGGATGTAACGCGAAGAATGAAGCTTTTAGAAAAACAAAAGAAAGGTAAGAAAAGATTGCATTCTATAGGAAATGTCAATATTCCGCGTAATGCTTTTATTCAAGCTTTGAAGATAAATGACTAG
- a CDS encoding SDR family oxidoreductase has translation MGKLEGKIALITGASGGIGSAVAKRFVKEGACVILISRSIDHLKPLYNEIEEFEEFKEGSVKLIQLDLLDFENVKILTNMIESLKLSESGALDILVACTGILGKLNPVHDCELEELQNVMNTNFTANWYLLKNLDPMLKKSNSGRVIFMTSEVTLSPSSYPYWVPYAASKAALEIMVKIYASETKHTKLCANAVYPEGPVDSEMYKQAFPGKDTPELVLPDKLTDKFVELASEDCSVSGQILPLSKSLE, from the coding sequence ATGGGTAAGTTAGAAGGCAAAATAGCTTTAATTACCGGGGCTTCAGGTGGAATTGGGTCTGCTGTTGCAAAAAGGTTTGTAAAGGAAGGTGCGTGTGTAATTTTAATTTCAAGGTCTATTGATCATCTCAAGCCACTGTACAATGAAATTGAGGAATTTGAAGAATTCAAAGAAGGCTCTGTTAAGCTAATTCAACTTGATCTTTTGGACTTTGAAAACGTAAAGATACTAACAAACATGATAGAAAGCCTAAAATTATCAGAGTCTGGGGCACTTGATATATTAGTTGCATGTACTGGAATTTTAGGTAAATTGAATCCTGTTCATGATTGTGAGCTTGAGGAGTTGCAGAATGTAATGAATACAAATTTTACTGCCAATTGGTACTTGCTAAAAAACTTGGATCCAATGCTGAAAAAATCTAATTCTGGAAGAGTGATATTCATGACTTCAGAAGTAACACTTTCTCCTTCTTCTTATCCGTATTGGGTACCTTATGCTGCAAGTAAAGCTGCACTAGAAATCATGGTAAAGATATATGCATCTGAGACAAAACATACAAAGCTGTGCGCGAATGCTGTATATCCAGAAGGACCTGTTGACAGCGAAATGTACAAGCAAGCGTTTCCTGGAAAGGATACGCCTGAACTAGTGCTGCCTGACAAACTAACAGACAAATTCGTGGAGTTAGCTTCTGAAGATTGTAGCGTATCAGGACAAATTTTACCATTGAGCAAATCTCTTGAATAA
- a CDS encoding IS5 family transposase (programmed frameshift) — MQKSYPSNISQEQFEKIRPILESSKQKTKPRKLDLYDVFCGVLYVLKSGCQWRMLPKGFPRWESVYYYFRVWSKKNGEEPSLLELVLKKLVGEVRISNGRKEKTSFCIIDSQSVKNADTAEKKGYDAGKKISGIKRHIAVDTQGLPHAICVTTAEATDRSSAVKMVENAKANLSEVKNILVDAGYTGENFATQIKAIIGATVEVIKRSELHTFVVLPKRWVVERSFAWLEKCRRLWKNCERKLNTSLQMIVLSFISLLLRRF; from the exons ATGCAGAAAAGTTATCCAAGTAATATAAGTCAAGAGCAGTTTGAAAAAATCAGGCCAATTTTGGAGAGTAGCAAGCAGAAAACAAAACCAAGAAAACTTGATTTGTATGACGTATTTTGTGGGGTGTTGTACGTCTTAAAAAGTGGTTGTCAGTGGAGGATGTTACCAAAGGGTTTTCCAAGATGGGAAAGCGTATATTACTATTTTCGAGTGTGGAGTAAAAAGAATGGAGAAGAGCCAAGCTTGTTGGAATTAGTCTTA AAAAAATTAGTTGGAGAGGTCCGTATCAGCAATGGTCGGAAAGAGAAAACTAGCTTTTGTATAATTGATTCTCAAAGCGTTAAAAACGCAGATACTGCTGAAAAAAAAGGCTATGATGCAGGTAAAAAGATTTCAGGGATAAAGCGCCATATTGCAGTTGATACACAAGGTTTGCCACATGCAATTTGTGTAACAACGGCAGAAGCAACTGACCGTAGCAGTGCTGTGAAAATGGTCGAAAATGCTAAAGCAAACCTCTCTGAAGTTAAAAACATACTGGTTGATGCTGGCTACACAGGAGAAAATTTTGCAACACAAATAAAAGCTATCATTGGTGCGACTGTTGAAGTAATAAAGCGAAGTGAGTTACACACTTTCGTCGTATTGCCAAAAAGATGGGTTGTTGAACGCTCTTTTGCCTGGTTAGAAAAGTGCAGGCGATTGTGGAAAAATTGCGAGCGGAAGCTCAACACTAGCTTACAGATGATAGTCCTCTCCTTCATTTCTCTCCTGTTACGAAGATTTTAA
- a CDS encoding NAD(P)H-dependent flavin oxidoreductase, whose product MLSNLWKKGTDFLGSEFAIMGGAMSWVSERSLVSAISNAGGFGVIACCAMSPDLLKKEITDTQKLTSKPFGVNLITMHPNLSELIDVCIEAKVSHIVLAGGLPTKPSIEKIKNVGTKVMCFAPSLSLAKRLVKIGVDALIIEGMEAGGHVGPVSTSVLAQEILPYFKNEQTPVFVAGGIGRGEMIVNYLEMGASGCQIGTLFVCTNESIAHKNFKEVFIKSAARNAVSSVQISSDFPVIPVRAIANKASDDFVKHQREVIDKYQKGQISKEDGQLEIEKFWAGALRRAVIEGDIETGSLMAGQSVGMVDKEKPVKEVIDMLIQQANNYIENKSVEVENSIISKANINQ is encoded by the coding sequence ATGTTGAGCAATCTCTGGAAAAAAGGAACGGATTTTCTTGGTAGTGAGTTTGCAATAATGGGTGGTGCTATGAGCTGGGTCTCAGAAAGAAGCTTGGTTTCAGCAATCTCAAACGCTGGTGGTTTTGGCGTAATTGCATGTTGTGCCATGTCTCCAGACTTACTGAAAAAAGAAATCACAGATACACAGAAACTGACTAGTAAGCCATTTGGCGTCAATCTAATCACTATGCACCCAAACTTGAGTGAGTTGATAGATGTATGTATTGAAGCAAAAGTAAGCCACATAGTTCTTGCCGGTGGGTTACCGACAAAACCTAGTATAGAAAAAATCAAGAATGTGGGCACTAAAGTTATGTGTTTTGCACCATCATTAAGCCTTGCGAAAAGGTTAGTGAAAATAGGGGTGGATGCCTTAATAATAGAAGGAATGGAAGCAGGTGGGCATGTAGGTCCAGTTAGCACTTCTGTTCTCGCGCAAGAGATATTGCCTTACTTTAAAAATGAGCAAACACCAGTGTTTGTTGCAGGTGGAATAGGAAGGGGCGAAATGATAGTGAATTACCTAGAAATGGGAGCAAGTGGTTGTCAAATAGGTACATTATTTGTCTGCACAAACGAGTCGATTGCCCACAAAAATTTTAAGGAGGTATTTATTAAATCAGCCGCGCGTAACGCGGTTTCTTCTGTACAAATAAGTTCTGATTTTCCTGTAATTCCAGTAAGAGCCATAGCTAACAAAGCGAGCGATGACTTTGTGAAGCACCAAAGAGAAGTTATTGATAAGTACCAAAAAGGACAGATTTCAAAAGAAGATGGGCAACTTGAAATAGAAAAATTCTGGGCTGGAGCTCTAAGAAGAGCAGTGATTGAAGGAGATATTGAAACGGGATCTTTAATGGCAGGCCAAAGCGTTGGCATGGTTGATAAGGAAAAGCCCGTAAAAGAAGTGATAGATATGTTAATTCAACAGGCAAACAATTATATCGAAAACAAATCTGTAGAAGTGGAAAACTCAATCATTAGCAAAGCAAATATCAACCAATAA
- a CDS encoding type VI secretion protein → MQPKIPAINTKLEKKNNLALLESIDLDFIPYACHYDEETILTKQGELLKIIKLEDYSSADNYSDLRTEIRKSISKNIDSLYFTVWIHTARKRNKLSLKWNKTGDFSDKLHSTWLNKLTDSKLQYINELYIVVLFSDFGEHTNNSFFLSRIKNQHKLSLQENHRELQRVTNLIQSDLEPFGAKKLGLRFSECKMYSEMMEFLHYIVTLTRKDYPICERDLSQHVENLKVAFGFNTFQTTFENQQKFGSIFCIKEYREIPLENIDRCLQLDSEFIITEIIIFTSNNKAVKEFKKQINMLQVSEDSILLQNPEIKEIIELEKTSAIDFCQQKIIFTIFADDRKRLAENISDLSAVMSLVGLMMFRADLHMKDHFWAQLPGNFTFVTQPKNILKKYACSFAMLHDFRSGTLKGGRWKEAVTVFFSKKGCPYFFNFHGKKNNGHTTILGAPNSGRTSLINFLLSESRKFDPRIVILDNTGKSIIFTKAVSGKYYIIDPKYKNKSLKFNPLNIEGSASNRNMLVELIKRMVADTNSVDVEEKIKKIVDSIFAIPRESRSISQISEVLLLLGGKISKWCNDGEFAYLFQDGDESDIDWEMRTISLNTANLTKRKECMSVILYYFLYSFEAKCDGSPAILVLDEAWEISNIFPTEKEFDNWMHRMTKLNVVVILSTENLNLAFASKFTQYLDKHVDTRILMPNVNANRLYMKAFSLSKEELNIILQTPTQEGLFLIKQYKGLVTLNLDLKDMQEIHILSANKDTIKYMYEAIKEKGEEVSKWLPVFYEKCKA, encoded by the coding sequence ATGCAGCCAAAAATACCAGCAATTAACACTAAGCTTGAAAAAAAGAATAATCTAGCATTATTAGAAAGCATTGATTTAGACTTTATCCCTTACGCTTGTCATTATGATGAGGAAACCATACTAACAAAACAGGGAGAATTATTAAAAATAATCAAGTTAGAAGATTATTCCTCTGCTGATAATTACAGCGACCTTAGAACTGAAATTAGAAAAAGCATATCAAAAAATATCGATAGCTTATATTTCACTGTTTGGATTCATACTGCCCGAAAGCGCAATAAACTGAGCTTAAAATGGAACAAAACTGGAGACTTTTCTGATAAACTACATTCAACGTGGCTTAATAAACTCACTGATAGTAAACTGCAGTATATAAACGAGTTATACATCGTAGTATTATTTAGCGATTTTGGCGAGCATACTAATAATTCATTTTTTCTGAGTAGAATAAAAAATCAGCATAAACTGTCTCTACAAGAAAACCATCGGGAATTACAAAGGGTAACTAATTTAATTCAAAGTGATTTGGAGCCTTTCGGAGCTAAAAAGCTGGGCCTAAGGTTTAGTGAGTGTAAAATGTATTCTGAAATGATGGAATTTCTCCATTATATTGTTACGTTAACACGCAAAGACTACCCAATATGTGAAAGGGATCTGTCGCAACATGTTGAAAACTTAAAGGTAGCTTTTGGTTTTAACACATTTCAAACAACATTTGAAAATCAACAGAAATTTGGTTCTATTTTTTGTATAAAGGAATATCGGGAAATCCCTTTAGAAAATATAGATAGGTGTTTACAACTTGACTCTGAGTTTATTATTACAGAAATAATAATATTCACTAGTAATAACAAAGCAGTCAAAGAATTCAAAAAACAAATCAATATGCTGCAAGTCAGTGAGGACAGTATCTTACTTCAAAACCCAGAAATCAAAGAAATAATAGAACTGGAAAAAACTTCTGCTATAGACTTTTGTCAACAGAAAATTATTTTCACAATTTTTGCTGACGATAGAAAGAGACTAGCTGAAAACATCAGCGATTTGTCCGCAGTAATGTCGTTAGTTGGTTTGATGATGTTTAGAGCTGATCTACATATGAAAGATCATTTTTGGGCACAACTTCCAGGCAATTTTACTTTTGTTACACAACCGAAAAATATATTAAAAAAATATGCCTGCAGCTTTGCTATGCTACATGATTTTAGGTCAGGTACATTAAAAGGAGGAAGGTGGAAGGAAGCAGTAACGGTCTTTTTCTCAAAAAAAGGGTGCCCTTACTTTTTTAATTTTCATGGAAAGAAAAACAATGGTCATACTACGATACTTGGCGCTCCGAATTCAGGCAGAACTTCACTAATTAATTTCCTGTTGTCAGAGTCAAGAAAATTTGATCCTAGAATTGTCATATTAGACAACACCGGAAAGTCAATAATTTTTACTAAAGCGGTGAGCGGTAAATATTACATAATTGATCCAAAATATAAAAATAAAAGCTTGAAATTTAATCCACTAAACATTGAAGGTAGTGCTTCCAATCGCAATATGCTAGTTGAACTGATCAAAAGAATGGTGGCTGATACAAACTCGGTGGATGTGGAGGAGAAGATAAAAAAAATTGTAGATTCTATATTTGCTATACCAAGGGAGTCGCGTTCTATTTCACAAATTTCTGAAGTGCTCTTACTCCTTGGGGGCAAGATAAGTAAATGGTGCAATGATGGTGAGTTTGCTTATTTATTTCAAGATGGTGATGAATCAGACATTGATTGGGAAATGAGAACTATATCTCTCAATACTGCAAACCTTACGAAACGAAAGGAATGTATGTCCGTGATACTTTACTATTTCTTATACTCTTTTGAAGCAAAATGTGATGGCTCGCCTGCAATACTTGTTTTGGATGAAGCATGGGAGATAAGTAATATTTTTCCTACGGAGAAAGAGTTTGATAACTGGATGCACAGGATGACAAAATTAAATGTTGTGGTAATTCTAAGTACTGAAAACTTGAACCTGGCATTTGCTAGCAAATTTACTCAATATCTAGATAAACACGTTGATACAAGGATTTTGATGCCGAACGTCAATGCAAATAGGTTATACATGAAAGCATTTTCTCTATCGAAAGAGGAACTAAACATAATCCTGCAAACACCAACGCAAGAAGGTTTGTTTTTGATAAAACAATACAAAGGACTAGTAACTTTAAATTTAGATTTGAAAGATATGCAAGAAATACACATACTTTCAGCTAATAAAGATACTATAAAGTATATGTACGAAGCAATAAAAGAAAAAGGGGAAGAAGTTAGTAAGTGGTTACCGGTGTTTTATGAAAAGTGTAAGGCTTAA